The following proteins come from a genomic window of Deltaproteobacteria bacterium:
- a CDS encoding sigma-54-dependent Fis family transcriptional regulator: MDTLLLVDDDASLVEQLKLHFEERGEETGKRFRVLTAHAARTALELAQKHEVALVILDMMLPDRSGLEVMGELKAAVGEAPIIMVTAHHDMGTTIRAMKSGAFDYIHKPFEDLAALDLVLDRALEMRRLSRRAQSIQAGYTNSAKLGDIVGTSPAVQKIVKEIGKIASSRASVLIQGESGTGKELIARVIHNYSHDEPRPFVGINCSAIVDTLLESELFGHEKGAFTGAVSDKPGKFELAEDGTVFLDEIGDMSPPLQAKLLRVLQEREFERVGGMRRLSLRARVIAASHRDLNELVAQGKFREDLYQRLKVVTLTLPPLRERRDDIPPLIWHLLAKINQKVNKNVTRIPPEVIDRLSQLNWPGNVRELENVLTRAVVLASSDVLLADHLPQTDAQPTPASTPAVEAPLTTLAEAEKSLIERALRHTRGHRGRTCEILGISRPTLERKLRKYRLKPEDPPSGDSVADSKAS; this comes from the coding sequence GTGGACACGCTGCTCTTGGTGGATGACGACGCCTCGCTGGTGGAGCAGCTCAAGCTCCACTTCGAAGAGCGCGGAGAGGAGACCGGGAAGCGCTTCCGCGTCCTCACGGCGCACGCGGCGCGCACCGCCCTGGAACTCGCCCAGAAACACGAGGTGGCGCTGGTCATCCTGGACATGATGCTGCCCGACCGCTCCGGGCTGGAGGTGATGGGCGAGCTCAAGGCGGCCGTCGGCGAAGCGCCCATCATCATGGTCACCGCCCACCACGACATGGGCACCACCATCCGCGCCATGAAGAGCGGCGCGTTCGACTACATCCACAAGCCCTTCGAAGACCTGGCCGCGCTGGATCTCGTACTCGACCGCGCGCTGGAGATGCGTCGACTCAGCCGACGCGCGCAGTCCATCCAGGCGGGCTACACCAACAGCGCCAAGCTCGGCGACATCGTGGGCACCTCGCCCGCGGTGCAGAAGATCGTGAAGGAGATCGGCAAGATCGCCTCCTCGCGCGCGAGCGTGCTCATCCAGGGCGAGAGCGGCACCGGCAAGGAGCTCATCGCCCGCGTCATCCACAACTACAGCCACGACGAGCCGCGGCCCTTCGTGGGCATCAACTGCTCGGCCATCGTCGACACCCTCCTCGAGAGCGAGCTCTTCGGCCACGAGAAGGGCGCGTTCACCGGCGCCGTCTCCGACAAGCCCGGCAAGTTCGAGCTCGCCGAGGACGGCACCGTCTTCCTCGACGAGATCGGCGACATGAGCCCGCCGCTCCAGGCCAAGCTCCTGCGCGTGCTCCAGGAGCGCGAGTTCGAGCGCGTGGGCGGCATGCGGCGCCTCAGCCTGCGCGCGCGCGTCATCGCCGCCAGCCACCGCGACCTCAACGAGCTGGTGGCCCAGGGCAAGTTCCGCGAGGACCTCTACCAGCGCCTCAAGGTGGTGACCCTGACCTTGCCCCCGCTCCGCGAGCGCCGCGACGACATCCCGCCGCTCATCTGGCACCTGCTCGCGAAGATTAACCAAAAGGTAAACAAAAACGTCACCCGCATTCCGCCCGAGGTGATCGATCGGCTGAGCCAGCTCAACTGGCCCGGCAACGTGCGCGAGCTGGAGAACGTGCTCACCCGCGCGGTGGTGCTCGCGAGCAGCGATGTGTTGCTCGCCGACCACTTGCCCCAGACCGACGCCCAGCCGACACCCGCGTCGACGCCGGCCGTCGAGGCGCCGTTGACCACCCTCGCCGAGGCCGAGAAGAGCCTCATCGAGCGTGCCCTGCGCCACACCCGGGGTCACCGCGGCCGCACCTGCGAGATCCTCGGGATCAGCCGCCCCACGCTGGAGCGAAAGCTCCGAAAGTACCGCCTTAAACCCGAGGATCCGCCTTCGGGCGACTCGGTCGCGGACAGCAAAGCGTCGTGA
- a CDS encoding Crp/Fnr family transcriptional regulator produces the protein MAFQKVSVVGPQAGQVGIKNQVTPSNEVTEFKGYFKVETYPHNAVIYRPSDAADKMYLLKSGRVRILRSGKGTARSVLALLRPGDIFGDVLKVEGSAMNEMAVASGEAEVWSFDGRDLQALVEARPQIAIEVLSGLGDRVRTFRSRVAGLTFKDVPARLADTLLMLAESHGERCPHGGEFDLRQITQQDLADLVGASRSFVSTLINEMKRDGALGNVGRILCIRDAKALKKIANKER, from the coding sequence ATGGCGTTCCAGAAGGTCTCGGTCGTTGGTCCCCAGGCTGGTCAGGTCGGCATCAAGAACCAGGTCACCCCCAGCAATGAGGTGACCGAGTTCAAGGGCTACTTCAAGGTGGAGACCTACCCGCACAACGCGGTCATCTACCGGCCCAGCGACGCGGCCGACAAGATGTACCTGCTCAAGAGCGGCCGGGTGCGCATCCTGCGCTCGGGCAAGGGCACCGCGCGCAGCGTGCTCGCGCTCCTGCGGCCCGGCGACATCTTCGGCGACGTCCTCAAGGTCGAGGGCTCGGCGATGAACGAGATGGCCGTGGCCAGCGGCGAGGCCGAGGTGTGGAGCTTCGACGGCCGCGACCTGCAGGCCCTCGTCGAGGCCCGCCCGCAGATCGCCATCGAGGTGCTCTCGGGTCTCGGCGACCGCGTGCGCACCTTCCGCTCGCGCGTGGCTGGCCTGACCTTCAAGGACGTGCCCGCGCGCCTGGCCGACACCCTCCTCATGCTCGCCGAGAGCCACGGCGAGCGCTGCCCGCACGGCGGCGAGTTCGACCTGCGCCAGATCACCCAGCAGGACCTCGCGGACCTCGTGGGCGCGAGCCGCTCGTTCGTCTCCACGCTCATCAACGAGATGAAGCGCGACGGCGCCCTGGGCAACGTGGGCCGCATCCTCTGCATCCGCGACGCGAAGGCGCTCAAGAAGATCGCCAACAAGGAGCGCTAG